From one Rhizobium sp. CIAT894 genomic stretch:
- the fabF gene encoding beta-ketoacyl-ACP synthase II, translated as MRRVVITGTGMVSPLGCGTEVTWSRLLAGQNGARLVTEFEVDDLPAKIACRIPIGDGTDGTFNVDQWMEPKEQRKVDPFIIYGMAAADMALADAGWHPETDEDQIATGVLIGSGIGGIEGIVEAGYTLRDKGPRRISPFFIPGRLINLVSGQVSIRHKLRGPNHSVVTACSTGAHAIGDAARLIALGDADVMVAGGTESPVSRISLAGFAACKALSTQHNDDPQKASRPYDRDRDGFVMGEGAGIVVLEELEHAKARGAKIYAEIVGYGLSGDAYHITAPSEDGEGAGRCMAMALKRAGLTPADIDYINAHGTSTMADTIELGAVERLVGNAASKISMSSTKSATGHLLGAAGAIEAIFTTLAIRDNVAPPTLNLDNPERETAIDLVPHKAREREINVALSNSFGFGGTNASLLLRRYAQ; from the coding sequence ATGAGACGTGTCGTCATCACAGGTACCGGCATGGTGTCACCCTTGGGATGCGGAACCGAGGTGACGTGGTCCCGGCTGCTTGCCGGCCAGAACGGCGCCCGCCTCGTCACCGAATTCGAGGTCGACGACCTTCCCGCCAAGATCGCCTGCCGTATTCCGATCGGCGACGGCACCGACGGCACCTTCAATGTCGATCAGTGGATGGAGCCGAAAGAGCAGCGCAAGGTCGACCCCTTCATCATCTACGGCATGGCCGCCGCCGACATGGCGCTCGCCGATGCCGGCTGGCATCCCGAGACCGATGAGGACCAGATCGCCACCGGCGTGCTGATCGGCTCCGGTATCGGCGGCATCGAAGGCATCGTCGAGGCGGGCTACACCCTGCGCGACAAGGGCCCGCGCCGCATCTCCCCCTTCTTCATTCCCGGCCGCCTGATCAATCTCGTCTCCGGCCAGGTCTCCATCCGCCACAAGCTGCGCGGACCCAATCATTCGGTCGTCACCGCCTGCTCGACAGGCGCGCATGCGATCGGCGATGCCGCGCGGCTGATCGCGCTGGGTGATGCCGACGTCATGGTCGCCGGCGGCACGGAATCTCCCGTCAGCCGCATTTCGCTGGCAGGTTTTGCCGCCTGCAAGGCACTGTCGACCCAGCACAATGACGACCCGCAGAAGGCTTCGCGCCCCTATGACCGCGACCGCGACGGCTTCGTCATGGGCGAGGGCGCCGGCATCGTCGTGCTCGAGGAACTGGAACACGCCAAGGCCCGCGGCGCCAAGATATATGCGGAAATCGTCGGCTACGGCCTGTCGGGCGACGCCTATCACATCACCGCGCCCTCCGAAGACGGCGAGGGCGCCGGCCGCTGTATGGCGATGGCGCTGAAGCGCGCCGGGCTGACGCCGGCCGATATCGATTACATCAACGCCCACGGTACCTCGACCATGGCCGACACGATCGAACTCGGCGCTGTCGAGCGGCTGGTGGGCAATGCGGCGTCGAAGATCTCCATGTCTTCGACCAAGTCGGCGACCGGACATCTTCTCGGTGCTGCCGGTGCGATCGAGGCGATCTTCACCACGCTCGCCATCCGCGACAATGTCGCGCCGCCGACGCTCAATCTCGACAATCCCGAACGCGAGACGGCGATCGATCTTGTTCCGCACAAGGCGCGTGAGCGAGAAATCAATGTGGCGCTGTCCAACTCGTTCGGGTTCGGCGGCACGAACGCGTCGCTCCTCCTGCGCCGCT